From the genome of Corallococcus macrosporus DSM 14697:
AGGAGCTGGGGCACGGCAAGGGCTACCAGCCGCCCTGGAACCACAAGGACCACTACGTGCCCGGGCAGACGTACCTGCCTGCCCCGCTGGAGCGCTCCGTCTTCTACCGCCCGAGCAAGGAAGGCTACGAGGCGGAGATTCACGAGCGCATGAGCCACTGGTGGCGCGAGGACAAGGCCTCCCGGGGCGAGTAGCGCGGGCTGCCCCCGCGGGCCGGGGTTTGCCGCCTGGTGTGCAATGCGCCTGGGCAGCAGTGCCGGTTGTTCATCCGAAGACGCCCTCCCAGCTTGTTGCTCGATGAGCACGCGGCGGTTCGCGCTCTCACGAGGGGGGAATCATGATGAACACACGCAGGCCCACGTTGAAGCACGGTGTGCTGTCCGCGGCCGTCGCCGTCCTCGCTGTCCCCGCCGCCAGGGCCGCGATGCCACCCGCGCCTCCGGCGGACTGCTCGGTGGCGGAGGGCTATGCGCAACGCAACCTGGTGGCCAACAGCCCGGCGTTGGGCGCCGAGCACGTCGATCCACACCTCGTCAACGCCTGGGGGCTCGCCTTCAACCCGACAGGGGTGTCGTGGGTCGCGAACAATGGCACGGGCACGTCGTCGCTCTACGACGGCAACGGTGTCCAGCAGCCCCTCATCGCGGGCGTCCCGGCGCCTCCGGGCGTGGCCGAGCTGGGGAAGCCCACGGGGGTCGTGTTCAATGGCGCGGAGGCGTTCGTCGTGACGGGGGCGGCGGGTGCCTCGGGGCCCGCCCGCTTCATCTTCGCCACGGAGCAGGGCGTCGTCGCCGCCTGGTCACCCCTGGTGGACGAGGTCTGGGCCCAGGTCGTGGCGGACAACTCGGCCGCGGGCGCCGTGTACAAGGGGCTCGCGCTGGCGGGCGCCGGAGCGGACGCCAGGTTGTATGCGGCGGACTTCCGGAATGGACGGATTGACGTCTTCAACTCCAGCTTCACGCCCATGCCGATGCCGGGCGCCTTCATGGACCCGGCGCTGCCCGCCGGGTATGCGCCCTTCAACATCGAGAACATCGACGGCACGCTCTACGTGTCCTATGCGCGGCAGGACGCGGAGCGCGCCGACGACGTCCCGGGCGTGGGCGCGGGCTACATCAACGCCTTCGACGTGAACGGGCAGCTTCTGCGGCGGTTCGCGTCCCAGGGGGCGCTCAACGCGCCGTGGGGGATGGCCCTGGCGCCGGCGGGCTTCGGCATGTTCAGCCGCCACCTGCTGGTGGGCAACTTCGGGGATGGGCACATCAACGCGTATGACCCGGCGACGGGCGACTGGAAGGGCGCGCTCCTGGGGGAGGACGGGCAGCCCCTCAGGGTCGACGGGCTCTGGGCCCTTCGCTTCGGCGATGGCGCGCAGGGACAGCCCGCCGGCACGCTCTTCTTCACCGCGGGGCCCGCGAATGAGAGCCAGGGGCTCTATGGCCGGCTCGACATGATGCCGGTGTGCCGGGAGGGCCTGCC
Proteins encoded in this window:
- a CDS encoding TIGR03118 family protein, with product MMNTRRPTLKHGVLSAAVAVLAVPAARAAMPPAPPADCSVAEGYAQRNLVANSPALGAEHVDPHLVNAWGLAFNPTGVSWVANNGTGTSSLYDGNGVQQPLIAGVPAPPGVAELGKPTGVVFNGAEAFVVTGAAGASGPARFIFATEQGVVAAWSPLVDEVWAQVVADNSAAGAVYKGLALAGAGADARLYAADFRNGRIDVFNSSFTPMPMPGAFMDPALPAGYAPFNIENIDGTLYVSYARQDAERADDVPGVGAGYINAFDVNGQLLRRFASQGALNAPWGMALAPAGFGMFSRHLLVGNFGDGHINAYDPATGDWKGALLGEDGQPLRVDGLWALRFGDGAQGQPAGTLFFTAGPANESQGLYGRLDMMPVCREGLPPWKSPRDAELP